From Ignavibacterium sp.:
CATCAAGAATTTTTTCTGCTCTTGAAGTTGAGCGACGCAAAATATTAGTTCTAACCTGATAAATTTTACTTTCAAAAAATTGTTCCGGATTATTTGCACTCATCTCAGCTAAAGCAAAATATTTTATTGCATCCGAGAGTTTATTACCTTCTTTGTAAGCAAGACCTATTTTGAAATTTGCTTCGTGCGAAAATTGTTTTGTCGAATCAAAAAACAACAATCTTTTATACTCTGTGATTGCGTCAAAATATTTTTCAGAAGTAAAAAGTGAATCAGCAATTCTTAACTGTTCTGACAGAAACTCCTGCGGGAATAAATTAACGACATTAACCAGCAGCAGAAAAATTATTTTATTTACAAAAGTCATATTCCTTCACAAAATAATTTCTATTAATCAGAAAATCAGAAAGTGATTCAAGAAAATTAAAATCAACTTTTGCATTAAAAATCTGAGCCGAAGCAACTGAGCCATAAATATTTCCCAAATAAAATCCGCTGGCAATTCCAGTAAATAAGTAACCTCTGAATTTATGATCATTCTTAAAGTTATCATATGCCAGATAGGTAAATATTCCTGTTAACAAAAATGCAGTCACTCCATCACCATATTCTTCCGTATAAATTTTTCCCCAACCAGGAACAATTGCGGATAAAATTCCTGCAACTAATTCAGACTTGTAATCAGGATTTTTTCTTTGCTGATAAAACCTTTTTAATACAAAAAATTCTTCATCAGAATTCGAAAGCAATCTTTCCAAGTCATCAGTTTGATTTTTTACTAACTTTAATGCGATTTTAAGTTTTAATAATTCATTAAATGAATTTTCATCTTCATCAATTAACTTATCCAGCGAAGTATCATCTTGATTCAGATAATAAATTTTTCCGATTTCCTTTAAAGAGTTATCATAAAAAAAAGATGATTGAGGAATTCTGGAGAAATAATTCAAAGAATTTTCATAATCACCAATTATTGAATAGCTCTTAGCGATTTTATACAGAATTGTATCAGAGAGAAAAGTTTCCCCTAAAGAAATATATTCTTCCGCAGCACGAAGATAATCCTGTTCACAGAAAAGATAATCCGCAAAAAGTTTTTTGTTTTGTGGAGTATGTAAATTATTTAACTGGCAAAATGCCGGAATACTTATGAGCAGTGAAATAAAAATAATTTTCATCACTCAACAACTCTTTTGGGTGGGATGAATTTAATTTTGTTTTTATCAAGAGCGTAAAGAGTTGGAGGATCATAAAAGCGATAGTTTTTATAAACAGGATAATGTTCTTCTCTTGCAACAGGATTTGAATCTCTTGTGAAGCGATCAAAGAACATCAAAGCGCCCTGAATTAAATTTGTTTCCTCAATTGATTGAATGAGAAAAGAAGAACAGGATGGATGAAATGGACAATTGTCTCCATCAACATCAGATATTAAAATCCAATAAGCATTGATTAAAGTCTTTGAAAGAATATAAGAAAGAGAATTATCACTATATGAATAATCTCTTTGATGGTTTGATGTTTCTAACAAATAATTTGATTCGGTTTTTTCCCATCGTTGCCAGTCAGTCTGTGCAACTGAGCTGACAACGATAAGAAATGAAAAAGTTATCTGGATGAAAAATTTATTTTTGATCAAGTAATGCACGAGCAATTACTATTCGTTGAATCTCGGATGTTCCTTCATAAATTTCTGTAATCTTTGCGTCACGGAGATATCTTTCTACAAGATATTCTCTCACATAACCGTAACCACCGTGAATCTGAATTGCTTCCAACGCACATTCAACAGCTATTTTTGAAGCATAAAGTTTTGCCATCGCTGCTTCTTTGTAATAAGGTTTACCAGCATCCTTCAACGCAGCAGCTTTTAATGTAAGAAGCTTTGCAGCATCAACTTTAACAGCCATATCCGCCAGCTTAAATTGAATCGCCTGAAAGTTTGAAATCTCCTGTCCGAATGCTTTTCTTTGTTTTGAATACTTCAATGCAGCTTCAAGTGATGCTTCAGCAATGCCAATTGCCTGAGCAGCAATTCCGATTCTTCCGCCATTCAGAGTATTCATTGCAAAGTTAAAACCTTTTCCTTCTTCCCAAACAAGATTTTGTGCCGGAACTCTGCAATTTTCAAAAGTTAAAGAACAAGTATCAGAGCTTCTGATTCCAAGTTTATCTTCTTTAACTCCGTGACCGAAACCTTCGAAACCCTTTTCAACTACAAAAGTTGAAATTCCTTTGTGACCTTTTGATTTGTCAGTAGTAGCCATTACCAAAACATAATCAGCAGTGGTTCCATTTGTAATCCAGTTTTTTATTCCATTCAATACATAGTAGTCACCATCTTTATCAGCAGTAGTTTTTTGTTTTGTCGCATCACTTCCTGCTTCAGGTTCGGAAAGAGCAAAAGCTCCAAGTTTTTCACCTTTTGCTAAAGGTATAAGATATTTTTCTTTGATATAAGGTGAACCATATTTTTCCAATCCATAACAAACAAGTGAGTTATTAACAGACATAATAACACCAACACTCGCATCAACTTTCGAAATTTCAATCATAGCAAGTACGTAACTAATCGTATCGAGTCCTGCGCCTCCAAATTCAGGAGGAACCATCATTCCCATAAAGCCAAGTTCGCCCATCTTTTTTACAATCTCATACGGAAATTCAGCTTTAATATCCCGCTCAACAGCAGAGGGCGCGATTTCATTCTGAGCAAAATCGCGTGCTGATTCCTGAATCATTAATTGTTCTTCAGTGAAATTGAATTCCATAAAAACCTCTTTGATTGAATTATGAAGATATACTATTGATTCAAAAATAATTTTTTAATTTGTGTATATCAATTAAAGATTAAGATGTAAACAATAATTTTTCAAACTTTTGTTTGATTTAAGATTAATCTTATTTTTGCTCAAATCCTTTATGAAATATAGGTGCTATGCAAAATAACATTACAACTGAGGAACCCGTCGTTAAGACGATGCTAAAGGGATTAACCCTTAAAGAGCTTAAAGATTTCTTCTCAGCCGTTGGGGAAAAAAGATTCAGGGGTGAACAGGTTTTCGAATGGCTTTATGGTCATATGGTTCAAAGTTTTGATGATATGGCCAACATTCCGAAATATCTCCGAAAGAAAATGAATGTTTACTGCGAACTGAATACTCTCCGTTTTTTAACAAAACAGGAATCACCATCAACAGGTACCACAAAATATATCTTTGAAACAAACGATGGACATAAAATTGAAGCCGTCGTAATTCCGGATTCCAAAAGAACAACACTTTGTATTTCAACTCAGGTTGGCTGTCCACTTGACTGTCAGTTTTGTGCAACAGGATTGATGGGTTACAAAAGAAATCTTTCTGCCGGAGAAATTTTCGATCAGTATTTACTTGCATCAAAAGATTACACAAAGTCTCCGATAACCAACATCGTTTATATGGGAATGGGCGAACCACTTCTCAACTTTCAGAATACATTAAAATCGCTTCAGATATTTGCAGAAGAAAAAACAAGAGGAATCAGTCTTAAGAAAATTACTGTTTCAACTGCCGGAATCGCACCAAAAATTGTTGAACTCGCTGATTCGGGAATTAGAGTAAAGCTTGCTCTTTCACTTCATTCTCTCTTTGAAGAAACCAGAAGCAAAATAATGCCTATTACACGAAAGTACTCGATAAGTGAAAACCTAGAAGCTATCAGATATTATTCTAAACAAACCGGAACGCGGATTACTTTTGAATATGTTATGCTCAAAGATATTAACGACAGAGAAGATGATTTTCATGCCTTAGTAAGATTGTGTAAATCTCTTCCCTGCAAACTGAATGTTATTCCTTTTAACTCAATTGCTCATATGTTTCCGCAAGGATTAGCATCTGAACTTCGTCCGTCTTCAAAAATCAGAATTGATGAATTTGTAAGAAAGTTAAGAGAAAAAGATATTACGGTAACTGTCAGATATACACAAGGTGATGATATTGCAGCAGCTTGTGGTCAGCTTGCA
This genomic window contains:
- the yidD gene encoding membrane protein insertion efficiency factor YidD; translation: MHYLIKNKFFIQITFSFLIVVSSVAQTDWQRWEKTESNYLLETSNHQRDYSYSDNSLSYILSKTLINAYWILISDVDGDNCPFHPSCSSFLIQSIEETNLIQGALMFFDRFTRDSNPVAREEHYPVYKNYRFYDPPTLYALDKNKIKFIPPKRVVE
- a CDS encoding acyl-CoA dehydrogenase, with translation MEFNFTEEQLMIQESARDFAQNEIAPSAVERDIKAEFPYEIVKKMGELGFMGMMVPPEFGGAGLDTISYVLAMIEISKVDASVGVIMSVNNSLVCYGLEKYGSPYIKEKYLIPLAKGEKLGAFALSEPEAGSDATKQKTTADKDGDYYVLNGIKNWITNGTTADYVLVMATTDKSKGHKGISTFVVEKGFEGFGHGVKEDKLGIRSSDTCSLTFENCRVPAQNLVWEEGKGFNFAMNTLNGGRIGIAAQAIGIAEASLEAALKYSKQRKAFGQEISNFQAIQFKLADMAVKVDAAKLLTLKAAALKDAGKPYYKEAAMAKLYASKIAVECALEAIQIHGGYGYVREYLVERYLRDAKITEIYEGTSEIQRIVIARALLDQK
- the rlmN gene encoding 23S rRNA (adenine(2503)-C(2))-methyltransferase RlmN, which encodes MQNNITTEEPVVKTMLKGLTLKELKDFFSAVGEKRFRGEQVFEWLYGHMVQSFDDMANIPKYLRKKMNVYCELNTLRFLTKQESPSTGTTKYIFETNDGHKIEAVVIPDSKRTTLCISTQVGCPLDCQFCATGLMGYKRNLSAGEIFDQYLLASKDYTKSPITNIVYMGMGEPLLNFQNTLKSLQIFAEEKTRGISLKKITVSTAGIAPKIVELADSGIRVKLALSLHSLFEETRSKIMPITRKYSISENLEAIRYYSKQTGTRITFEYVMLKDINDREDDFHALVRLCKSLPCKLNVIPFNSIAHMFPQGLASELRPSSKIRIDEFVRKLREKDITVTVRYTQGDDIAAACGQLAYKIEQNSDA